TTCGGccgctttgattttttttttctattttgttttcttttcttttcttttcatttcttttttcattccaacatatatgtatcgttctctctctctctctctctctctctctctctctctctctctctctctctctctctctctctctctctctctctctctcggcctctgatcatttatattattggtCGTCCTGCCTTCGGGTTTCCATGCTCCTTCCTATTGATTTACAACATTTCGTGCTTCGCTCGGAAAAAAATTCGTGTTCGCTTCTTCGTATTAACGGTAAGTTTTTCTTCGTGGCAGTGTCTgtaaggtaaaagaaaaaaaaaaataaaaattttaacgagatTTAATTCgcaaaaaaagtaatttaatcacgaaaagggaaatagaaagaatttttatatgggacatataaagatttttatcatttttctttttcttttctttcttttcttttcttttttttttttttttaatcactaCTCGACGTCCAGTTTTACGCGACGCTATGTATTACGATGACAACTGTACTACTATATTTTCCAAGTCGCGATGATTCGTTTTTACTGGCCTAAAAACAGTGAAGATGATGCGATATGTTTTTGCCTAATAATGCAAAGACTGCAAATGCAACTAGCAATAGCTCGACTAATTCTAAGAGCGATGCTGCAATCCCGCACTCTAAATCTCACCTGTTTCAGCACACATCCCAACACTTTTCTAAAACACATTTgaaactcttttcttttttccgttcttcttttttttttaatttcattacgatcgctaataatttaaaaaaaggaacattaATCTACGCGACTTTTACACAACACTTATTTCACACTTATATAACAgtttattcataataatacgTTGTCGTTCAATGAACAAGAGAGATAAAGCTGCTGCAATTTGTAATCtggaaattatttgataaatattctctttcaaTCGTGTTTTTCGGACCAACGATAGCAACGacattcaaatttttatcttgaataatatattttttaaacaatatttattacattactcgttcttgtttctttttctcaatgaaaataattgaagaattaaatatcaaaactATTTATAAAGATAGGAAACAATACaatgataattatacatatttttgaaacgtataaaaaaatttatcaattgcCGTCGCTGCTTCGAAACTgaccttctcttttttccgtaattcacaaaatattctttctttctttctttttcttttttacggaagaaatatattaacgcGACAATTTAAtacgacagagaaagaaacgtcCTTGTCGTGCTATGATTTGGAATATAAGcgaattgaaatttttgttcGAACATTGATTACACGATTCAAggaaattcgaaaaaagattgattaaatcggatatgaaaaaaaaaaaattaatacggttctataaaataaataaagttgaaaatattatgCTCAAAATACGAACCTTCGTTATGGCTACCTACGCCTCGACcgacttcttcttttcctttttcttcttaagaaACGACGGCGTCCTAAggcccttcttcttctttttctccttcttcggcGATTCCTCGCTAACGCTCACGTCCTGCGACATGGAACCCTTAACACGGAAGGTCCCAACCGTAACCATAAACCTTTCCGCATGCACATGCGCAACGTCGTCGATATGGTTTTAGGATCCCTCAGTGAATCTCGTTACGATCGATTTGATTATTCGTTTTGATCGATCTGTcacgattgaaaaattttgaatggctcgcttaaaaaaaaaaaataaaaataaaaaaaaatacactaCGTATGCTTccataatttttgtaaaattatatcaatatcaaaaatttttagaGCGATGAAACTTCGAgccattatttaaatttcgaataaataaaaagagagtcCTTGGAGATCCTAAACCTTTCTCCTTCGATTGCATTCGAGTCATGCATATTAGCACTATTGTATAGGCAATGAAATGGcgatttgaatgaaaaaatggaaacaagaaaacaaataaaaagaaaggatatatatagaaaatagaacgaaagagGAACATCTATGTCGAAGCTTCGAGCTTTGTAAAAACAAGCAGCTAGGGTTGCCCATTTAACTATGGCTTTCTTATATACCGCGTTCTCGAGTAGAAATTCCAATTGcgtggtttttttttttttttttttttttttaattattcatacgGCTGTCTAAAGTCGCAGATCCTACGTACGTCGATGCGCTTGCAAGCATTTGTAATTTATGTGGTTCTTTgtcgtttttgttttgtttttttttattttttaatttgttttttgttttgtattttttgtattgGATGTAATGTGCCGTATGATTTATATGATATGACCACAGGAGCCACGATGAATATAGTAGAGACTGGGAACGGAACAGGCATGAAAGTAAAATTAtgcatataaatgtatgtatgcgtttttagacattaagaaagaaaaagaaaaaaaaaagaagaagaaaaaaacaaacgataaaGACACGACGTACATGTTATCAATTGTGAACATCATGacaatgaataaataagaaatgaattGTTATGGAAAGTTCGAAAAGctctgagaaaaaaaattaacgagaaGCCAAACACCATAGATGCTTCTCacattattaaacattattaaacgttaaacATGGACACGTGTATTAGTTTTCAcatttagagagagaaagacagagagaagaaattttagagaaaaaaaaaagaaagaaagaaaaaaagaaaagagaaaaaaaataaataaaaggaatgaaTGTTTAACGAACCTCCTTGCTACTTTGAGAAAATGTACTGTGATGGGCGTCCGAGTGATCGCCGTTTACGGTATTTTCTCCTGAAACAcaaaagttattttattttaacgaacaTTCATATAGCTctcgtcgatcgattaaaaaaaaaaaaaaaaaaaaaaaaaaacacaaaacgATCGCacgaattaaattgaaatattaattctcggataatcgataatctttttttaagatttcttttctatttttttttttttacaaaaatctttTGTCAGATCAAACATATACGATGGAACAAtttcaaatgtaaaaaaatgtttcaattgTGTATCTCCGAGGATtaagattatattaataattaatattaataaaatgttagcCATTGGATAAATAAGCGTACCGATATAATCGCAACTTACCTTACAAATGCAGGATAGCGTTATTGTGATTGATGTTTTTTAGGTGATTGTGATCATATAGCTCGTTACAGTGAATTGTGTTGTGACCCttaacctttttctttccctctccctttcctttccctctccccctctctctcacacacacacacacacacacacattctctcttttcgttcgagtAGATTCACCAAAGATCGTGCAAAAGGCAAGGTGGCACGTACGATTCGATTAAAGCGTTGGTAGAACATTTTAATGAGGTACGTATAATTATCGATCAAAAACAAGCAGTATAATGTCGAAAGAAATTAGGGAGATTAATTATCCGTGCGTTCGtgattattaaatgatatacCAGGGACTAAGGAATAcgtttttacatatatacaatttataataataaatatatataaaatttattacagatattaaaaaaaaattatataaatatataaacacatatgaATATctgcaataaaatttattatatatatatatatatcatgttttatttaaaaaccaAGAAAactttatgtaaaatattatattaacccTTCGTACTTGAGAGTTTCAGAACGGTGCCATTATTTCAACGCaaaattaagattattattttcatttttttttcttttttttccccagaGTATCTCtgaaaattcgataataaaacgaattaaatCGGGGGCGACAAATGATCCTTTTAAGCGTGCAACGGGTCAATGAGCAAAAGAATAATCGTACGAAACATGCAAACCGTAGAACTTATTCGTCCATCTTGAGTTATAACAATTACCACACGAATTCGTTAGAAGGGactagaaacaaaaaaagaagtactCCTGCAAAATTGCTCATCAATGTAAATGTTTAAGACACAACGTAAacgtttattattcttatcataAAAACAGGAACGCATAAAGCGTCTCCGTACTAAGtaaatgtatctatgtacattaatatatttgacCTACGATCCtacattaatataatgaaaaaaaaaaataaaataaaataaaaaataataaaaaagagtaataataaaaaaacagtagaagaagaaggagaaatagaaaagaaaaatcattagcACGTTCATTTGTGCGAtggaaaaacataaaaaaaaaagggaaagaaatgaGCTCCTTACTCATTCGTAATGAAGtatcaaaaaacaaaaataaaaaaaaaaagaacaaacgaaagaaaaaaaaaatagaaaacgtgaataaacaaattgatttttttccttaactTACGTTGCCTTATCTGTATCTTATCATTCCGTGTATTAAACTATATATCTAATCTGTCATTATTCTCctcgtgaaaagaaaagaatattacatttatagataaaaattagaaagtgaAGATAAGCGATAAAAGTAAAGCGAAACGTCAATCAGAAAAATAGTTGTGGTCGtgcgaacgaaagaaaaagaaaaaaaaataataataataaaaaagaaaaaaaaataagaatttgaAAACTAAATCACAAGTAAATCTCATTGCTCCGAAATGAAGGAACGATCGTCTTGGGTGGATTCGATCAAAGAATTGATACTATTCAGTTTCATCCCTGATACCAATCTGTACAAAGAAGAATCCTCGTATCGTGGAAGCATGTGAGATCCCGTAGTAATGTCGTTTTTaccgaaataaaatgaatccGTTTGAAAATTATCAGTTTTCGGATTAATGATCTCGTCGAGACAGGCGAGTTCTTCGACGACGTTCTTCGTAGACAAAACTATCGACTTAGAGTTCATCAGTTTAGCATTTTCCGTCGTTTCGAGAACGTCGTTAGGTCCTACGTCGTCATCCTTGACGAatgtaaaatgatttttagaATCGACATAGATTGGCGATTCTGAGGGTGACTCGAAATCGTTACAAATGATATACGTCGCGTCCGAAGAAATGGATACTCGATCGGCCGACTCGTTGAAATTCGATGGATTTGAACATGATGATGGTCTGCCAGACGTATTGTACTCGCTACTATCGTCCTTGCAAGTATAATAATCCgtcgatttaatcgattccTCGCTGGCACTGACGTTTATACTATCCTTTTCAACGAATGACGTTGTTATCGTTTTCGTTGCTGTTGTTGTCTCGGTCCTGTTTTCTCGACTTTCCAATGAACAATCGACGCAACATTCGAGACAAGTATCTACGAGCACGCTTGTAGTTTCCTCGTTAAACGATTCATTGCTATTCTCTTCCGTTATTGGTGATAAATCATGACACTGATGATCGTTCCTGCAATCATCGAATGAAACATCGTTCGAGTTTACGTTTTCATTATCGACTGTCGttattttatcatcgattaCGATCCATCCGTTGCTCGATCTATATTGTTTCGTACTCGTAACCCCGTCCATGTTAACCGTGGTATCTTCGAAGTTCttatggtgatgatgatgatgatggtggtgatgatggtgatgatgatgatggtgatgacgATCATGATCTGAAAATTCCAAATTCGTTTGACAATCAACATTAacgtttccttcttcgtttgtACGTTCGATCTCACTGTGTTTACGTTTACGCGACATCTTCGTCGTTTCATTGAatgatgaattattttctacatcCGACTCGGATCTCTTCACTTGAAAATTTAACGTTAAAACGTcgttgttcgatcgatcggttaTAGAACAAAATTCGAGAACTATCTCGTCGTTCAAcggtatcttcttcttttccgaaTGATTTTCCGTTATTAATCGAACGTTACGATTTTCGTCCACGTCGTcatcgtaaatattttctattttctcgagAATATTATCATCGATGCCGTCTTTGCCATGAGACTTTTTATCGtcattttcgttcgatttccCTGAGGAACGACGTTCGAGACAAGTACACGTTGTTaacgttttatcgataatcgatgGATCGGTTGTTCGATCTATTGATTTTATCGTCGAACATTCCtcaatattattgtttttaattgtttcaatAACGTCGTTACTCGACTCGTGTAAGATTGTCGATCCATTGATATACTTCTCGTCATGATCGATCCTCGGTGTAGAAACAAAAACTTTATCTCCCGTGTCATGCTGATCGATCACGTGATGTACGAGTTCGTCGATAACGATCAAATTTGATTCCGTAGAAATCGTACTCTTCGATGATACGTTCAAGTTAAATGTAATACGAGATGCCTCCTCTATAACCTCGTCCACTATGCTCGTTGCCTCGACGTATGCTCGATTAACATCGAGTTCCGCTATTATTTGATTAACGCTAGTATTCATCTCCTCGCTAAAAGATGCACCAAGAAAATCTTCCAACTCTAGAATCGTACCCGTCGGCAATTCTAATATATCCGATCCGTTATTAGAGGATTTTTCGTGGTAATCGGTGAACGAATTATCGGTGGAATCATCCTGATGAATATTTTCCATGGATGGACATTCGGATATAGAATTTgattcgttcgctcgtttcgTCGTTTCATTCGTTTGATCATCATCCTCGTTCGACGACCTATTAACGACGTTGTCAACGTTGTCGTTATTCTCACAAGCTAAAGTCGTCGATACATCGTTCGACGGCGTCAAACTATAGATCAAGCTCATGTTCGTCGAATCCAAATTATACTTCACCGAGGCGTCCGTCACTGGCAAAGCGTTCAAGCTAGCACGAGACGGCAAGATCTTGtcgtttatacattttatcacATCACCTAGACTATCACGACGATTATGATCGTACGATCCCTCGTTGTTCTTCCTCGGAATCGACAAACAGGTCACGCATTGACAATCATCTTCccaaataaatttacattcgCTAAAGTAACTTAcatccttcctctcttttgtATCATTCTTGCGACAAGTTAAATCTTTTCGATCATCATCCACCAGACATTCAGAAGActcaaatattttctcgtttatcaAATTCGTTAACGTCCCGTCGTCGGCTTTCTCTATTGCCGCATCATTTTCCGTAGTCTCGTCGTTATGATTTACGTTGGAAGGTAATCCTTGAGTCACGTCACTAGGTCTCTTATCCTCGTTTCGATCGTTAGTAAATTTATCAGAACATTTTTCTCGAGCGAATTTGTTCCCATCTTTCCCTTGAATCGCACAGTTGCCGCCGTTCAGCATTCTCTTCTCGTAATTATCGAAGAACTCGCGTCTCGCTTTAATACGAGTCAAAAAATTCTTCAATAATCGCGTTTCATTGTTGCTACGAGTATCTGCGACTTGTTTACCATTGCTCTCGTCGTTAGCTTTCTTAACCGGCTTCCAGGTCGCGTTCCACGAACGTTCGATCAAGGTGGGTTTCATACGTTCGGCGACGACTGAACTGCGAACTACCTTTAAATGCGGATTATCATGAAGCTCGGGAGATCGCCAGCCTGAACGAACGCTAGTACTGGATTCGCTGCCGCAACCGCTTGATAGAGCACAATCTGTAAAATGACATTGTCCAAAGACAAACGAACCTCAGTTTCTAAAAaacagatttcttttcttccacgtTCAAAATCTATTCGCTCCGAGAGTAGTACGACTGTGAGCTCGTTATGATCACGGATCGCTCACACCTTCCACCCCAATCATCCCTGTTTTCCCTCTATAATCCcattgaaaataaacgataacaTTTTCGAGATTCTTCTCTATGTTTTCGATCAACTCCGTATTATCGTGCGCctcgtattaaaaaatcattctcTCGCTATGgtcaacaaaataaaaaaataataaataaataaataaataaataaaaaatagaaaggaagaagtaaaagCATGACAACAAGCACgacgtataaatttttcattttcatgtgtgtatatatgtatatacatatatatatatatagattaataaattaatttattgcaCGATCGCTAAatcacaaaataatataagtatatagaaATGATTTAGCAGATCGTAACATATTTGGGTGTATGTTAAATtgttacgaaagagaaaaaaaaataaaacaaaaaaaaaataatgataagtGCGGACATAAAATTTGTACAAGAAATTTcggcatgtatgtatgcggTGCAAGCGTTAGCGATCATAAAGATTCCTTCTCTTAACCATGTTAGaagcaaaatataataaatatttaatgcaaGGGAAAAATGTATAGTTTATAatcgtgcgtgtgtgcgtttGTAACGTTAAAGGCAAACGTGCGATCATGCGTTACCTGATACAACAcacttctttctcctttaacCTCTCCTCCCTTAACTAAGAACCGCTTACCTTGCCTGCTAATATCACTTTCTGCTTCGATCGCAGCACGTCGCATTTCATTGAGGAACTCTGTAGTCGCATATGCTGTATCAAGAATAAACGATTACATGCATACGTCAAAATTGGGGAGGACAGGAAAAATATTCACATGCGATAGAgaatacttttttccttttttcttcttattcttattcttattattattattattattgcaagaAATACTTATTAATGGGGAGTAATCAAAGAAGATCCAAACGTATAATCATACAAGGTATGCAATTGGATAATAAACATGCGACAATTCCAAAAACTCTAAAACCATTAGATACTACTTTGCGTTTCATATCATATCTTCTAAACAGCCAAACCATTCTTGCATGGTATAACAACGATTAGTTCTCtgtaaattttttgtaaattattgcAAATACACTTACCGTCACTTAGAACGACTTCTGGCTGACTGGGCGCAGGCACTTGTTTCGTTTCTATCCGTAAAACTCGTGGTTctgtagataaaaaaataaaaaacgctGTTACTAATGTTTTTATCGTCAAACAATTTTTGATCGTCAAACAACAATTGGCAATAAACATAggtcttctttttatatgatgGAGGCGTATCGtacaagggaaaaaaaagtataaaagataataataataataataaataataataataaatttaattgaatatttctcTTACCGTCTCTACTCTCTTCCTCGGTCTCAGACGTAACAGAGACCGGTGACTGAATCGGACTCTTGGCAGTGCTAGATTCGTGTGTTGCACGACTGATGTTGAATGACGACAATGCCTCCGATTCTGACTGTGACTCGTCAtctaattacaaaaaattctttatacaTTACTTTCTTCCCGGTTGTAAaacgaaaacatttttatgataaatattcaaCGCTTACAAGGATCACCCTTCTGCTTGCGCTCTACCTCCTTCTTATACTGATCTAATTCCTGATCCGTAATGGCGTCAAATGGATTCTTTGCGTAAGGTGTTTTGTAAACCATTGCGTTATGTTGAAATCCTCTTTGTATGATACCTTTACTGGCTGCTCCTACGAGAACGACTTGCTCTCCGGTACCACTGATCGTAGCGtccttgaaaataattaagacattgatataaaaattgttgataaatagatatacagGTAAGATAATGAgctaatacatatacatatgtgtgtgtgttaaaaTTTCTACCTGCATTTTTTTCGCTTCTTCCCACGTAACACCTTCCAATATGTGCGATTGTGGTCCAGCCGATATTTTATCTGCTCTACGATAGTCTTTTAtctaataaaaggaaaaaattcatGCGTGCTTTCGTTATATTAGTGTTACATCTCTGAATAATTCATAaacttaattatattaaagcaCAAGTATATAATTTGCAAAAAGAAGTTATgtattaatagaattatttcgtaaaatggcataaaaatatatattcacttACCTGCTGTTGTATTTGTTTGAATTCTTTCGGATTAGTGTTTTTAGGTACAAACTGGAGAGCACCATCGATCTTCACCGGAGTACTGCTATGGGTCGGAGATCCATCGGACACCCACTGCACACAAAACCAGAGCATTAGAGAGTTGACCCccttttcatatattttaccaatataattttcttttttaattttaccaatAAATGATACATACGGTTGCGCAGTAAAAAGTAAAGTACTGCATGTAATGTGTGCCTGCGttgcatatttttctttaaactatataataaatattattttctctttggacgctcatttttttaatattttcgaataagaaatttataaaaaaaaaaaaaaatcaattttaaataacgTGTTAATTTGTTTAGTATATAACTTTTTGAAATTACAGTATCGTTATCAAACGTCAACTGTATGAAACGTTTGAAGGGTCATTTTACCTGGTTTTGTAAATGCAGTGGATGTATACCGAGGTCATGGAGAATTCGTTGACACGACCGACCAACAGGCACACATTCATACAGGTTTCAATCCGACGAACTCTATTACTTTCTACAGAGCATACATGATGTAtcacagaagaaaaaaagagaaaaaaaatagaagaagaaatgaaatgcaTACTAATATAACGTGCaaataacataaaagaaaaaatgactaTCAGtctattttgataaattttgatGAATATAGATCATCAATCTGCAATTGTACATCACACCCGTGCACACGCACCATTCTTTGATTTTgactaatttatatatatatgtttcgaATAGTTAAAACATTGTTGAGACGTGTTAGACAACGGATTAAACTTTATTCGATCA
This genomic stretch from Vespula vulgaris chromosome 21, iyVesVulg1.1, whole genome shotgun sequence harbors:
- the LOC127071323 gene encoding uncharacterized protein LOC127071323 isoform X1, translated to MADTSQQELSEPHTNGAMDGLTEEEKSKIRPADIDADMREMERRKRVEMMMNSRLFREELERIIETQMKDGAGPSGLLQQISDMMGAQGARFNGNVFKNSNCVVPINDIRGVESMGYAKGEKLLRCKLAAVFRLLDLYGWTQNVGGQMTARLNQDQEHFLVNPYGLLYHEITASSLIKVDMQGSVVEQGTTNFGIHITGFQLHSTIHAARPDIKCIVHISTPSVTAISSLKCGLLPIGQESIVIGEVSTHHYVGGMLDPEEREKITRNLGPINKVMLLTNRGALCCGETVEEAFYNVYNTVLACETQLKLMPAGLDNLNLISEESKKTIFEASRKPPIPQHTSAPESTVITEKLEKRWRIGGTEFEALMRMLDNAGFRTGYIYRNPLVKGEPPKPRNDVEVPPAVSSLGYLLEEEELYKQGLWKGGRKGTDRSRWLNSPNVYQKVEILETGTPDPKKITKWVSDGSPTHSSTPVKIDGALQFVPKNTNPKEFKQIQQQIKDYRRADKISAGPQSHILEGVTWEEAKKMQDATISGTGEQVVLVGAASKGIIQRGFQHNAMVYKTPYAKNPFDAITDQELDQYKKEVERKQKGDPYDESQSESEALSSFNISRATHESSTAKSPIQSPVSVTSETEEESRDEPRVLRIETKQVPAPSQPEVVLSDAYATTEFLNEMRRAAIEAESDISRQDCALSSGCGSESSTSVRSGWRSPELHDNPHLKVVRSSVVAERMKPTLIERSWNATWKPVKKANDESNGKQVADTRSNNETRLLKNFLTRIKARREFFDNYEKRMLNGGNCAIQGKDGNKFAREKCSDKFTNDRNEDKRPSDVTQGLPSNVNHNDETTENDAAIEKADDGTLTNLINEKIFESSECLVDDDRKDLTCRKNDTKERKDVSYFSECKFIWEDDCQCVTCLSIPRKNNEGSYDHNRRDSLGDVIKCINDKILPSRASLNALPVTDASVKYNLDSTNMSLIYSLTPSNDVSTTLACENNDNVDNVVNRSSNEDDDQTNETTKRANESNSISECPSMENIHQDDSTDNSFTDYHEKSSNNGSDILELPTGTILELEDFLGASFSEEMNTSVNQIIAELDVNRAYVEATSIVDEVIEEASRITFNLNVSSKSTISTESNLIVIDELVHHVIDQHDTGDKVFVSTPRIDHDEKYINGSTILHESSNDVIETIKNNNIEECSTIKSIDRTTDPSIIDKTLTTCTCLERRSSGKSNENDDKKSHGKDGIDDNILEKIENIYDDDVDENRNVRLITENHSEKKKIPLNDEIVLEFCSITDRSNNDVLTLNFQVKRSESDVENNSSFNETTKMSRKRKHSEIERTNEEGNVNVDCQTNLEFSDHDRHHHHHHHHHHHHHHHHHHKNFEDTTVNMDGVTSTKQYRSSNGWIVIDDKITTVDNENVNSNDVSFDDCRNDHQCHDLSPITEENSNESFNEETTSVLVDTCLECCVDCSLESRENRTETTTATKTITTSFVEKDSINVSASEESIKSTDYYTCKDDSSEYNTSGRPSSCSNPSNFNESADRVSISSDATYIICNDFESPSESPIYVDSKNHFTFVKDDDVGPNDVLETTENAKLMNSKSIVLSTKNVVEELACLDEIINPKTDNFQTDSFYFGKNDITTGSHMLPRYEDSSLYRLVSGMKLNSINSLIESTQDDRSFISEQ